Genomic window (Ruminococcus flavefaciens AE3010):
ACTTTTACGCCCCTTGACTTTGCGAAGCGTATCATCGCAGCGCTGCCCTCGGTGGAAACGTGGCATATATGTATCCTTGCATCAACTGATGAAGCAAGTATCATCTCTCTTGCGGTTATATAGTCCTCGGAAGCTCTGTCCATGCCCTTGACGCCCAGCTTTTCGGAGGTCTCGCCCTTGTTGATGATACCGCCGTTTATTATGCTCAGATCCTCGCAGTGTGAAGCCACCAGCAGTCCGTTCTCATTTGAGAGCTCCAGTGCCTTTCGCATATTCTCTGCATTCTCAACAGGTCTGCCATCATCGGAGATACATATGCAGCCTGCGGCTTTGAGCGCATCATAGTCGCAGAGACCGTTGCCGCTCATTCCGCCTGTAATGCAGCCCACGGGGTAAACGTCAACTCCCGTACCCTTTGCCTTGTCGATGATGTAGCGGATAGTCTCGGGATCATCGCAGGGGGGCTTTGTGTTGGGCATTGCAAGAACGCCTGTGACTCCGCCTGCAAGAGCAGCTCCGCAGCCTGTGAGCACGTCCTCCTTATAAGTGAACCCCGGGTCGCGGAGATGAACGTGCATATCGAATATTGAGGGCATGAGTACAAGCCCCGTACCGTCAATGACCTGCTCGGCATCAGCTGTTATGCCCGCGCCAAGCTCTGCGATAACGCCGTCCTTTATGAGTACGTCTGTTGTGGTATCCGTAACAGTATCAACTGCGCGGATATTCTTGATAAGGATAGATGACATATTGACCTCGCTTTCGTTAGTCAGTATTTTCAGTATATGGCAACTCCGTCGCTGCCGTCTATTTCCATTGCCGAGACCTTTACTACCTCGCTGTGAGAGGTGGGGAGATTCTTTCCCACATAGTCGGGACGTATGGGGAGCTCCCTGTGTCCCCTGTCCACCAGCACCGCAAGCTGTATGGAGCGGGGTCTTCCCCGCTTGATAAGAGCGTCTATAGCCGCACGTGAGCTTCTGCCCGTAAAGATAACGTCGTCCACTATGACCACATCCTTATCCGTGATATCAAAGGGGATATCAGTCTTTTCGGCAACGTCGCCGTGCTTGCTGTCGTCGCGGTATGGGGTTATGTCCAGCGCACCGAATGGCACCTGATTCTTTTCAAGCTCCGAGAGCTTATCTGCAATACGCTTTCCCAGGGGGACTCCCCTTGAAAAGATACCCACGACGCAGAGGTCATCGGTGCCTTTGTTCCTCTCGATTATCTCATAGGAGATACGGGCGATAGCACGGGCAATCGCCTTATCGTCCATAATTATGCGCTTCTGCTCCATAGGCAGCACTCCATTCAACAAAAAATGCTCCCCGCCGCGGCAGGGAGCATACTTACAGTTATAGCTATGGTTATAGTTATAGTTACAGTATTTACGAACGCGCCTTGCCGACCTCACGGGATCGAATTAAAGGGTAGCTTACAATCAACACATCTATTATACCACATTGAAAAACTCTTGTCCAGTGATTTTAATATTATTATTATCAATTGACAAATTAATTGATATCTGATATAATATTAAGTATATTATACAAAAACTTCCGTTTTATGTAAAAAGGAGGTATACGATGCAATACTGGTGGATGTGGTTTATATTATTTCTGGTGCTGTTTGTTCTGCCTGCGCAGAGAGCAAGACAGCTCAGACGTATCAGGATCGCAAAAAAGAACCGAGATAAAAGAAAAAAAGGAGTTTTTACCATGAATGAGCTTATAAAGAACTATATTGGCAAGGAAGTTGTCATCTATGTTTCGACCTCAGGAGTTTCAGGCGTTGTAACAAAGATCGAGGATAACTGGATAGAAGTGGAGAACAAAAACGGTCAGAAGCAGCTGCTGAACGCAGACTATATCAGCCGTATACAGGAATATCCACGCAATAAGAAAGGCAAGAAGAAGCTTGTAGCAGTATGAGCTGCCGAGATATCCCCCGAAAAAATTTCGCGGGGATTTTTTATGTCCCATCACGTATTCTTAGTTGCAATTTGATGTACCGTGTGTTATAATAAAAACAATCTGATATTGGAGGAATAATATGAGGATTCGACACAAACCATGGGCAAAGCCCGAGCTTGAGGCTTGTCCCTTTTATATACCAGAGCCCCAGAAGCAGATCGGTCACTGGCGCGAGCTCTTCTCAGAGCCCCAAAAGCCTCTGTATGTGGAGCTCGGCTGCGGCAAGGGCGGCTTCATATCCCAGGCTGCTCCAGCACACCCCGAGGTGAACTTCATAGCAATGGATATCAAGAACGAAATGCTGGTACTTGCCAAGCGCAAGCTTGAAGCTGCCTATGAAGCCAAGGGGGCTTCTCCCGAGGATAACGTGCGCATTGCTATCCAGAACATCGAGCGCCTTGAACTGGCATGGGACGAAAATGACAGCGCAGACCGTATCTACATAAACTTCTGCAATCCGTGGCCTAAGGCAAAGCACAAGAAGCGCCGCCTTACCCATACCCGTCAGCTGGTGAACTACAAGAAGTTCCTCCGCGGCGAGCTGTGGTTCAAGACCGACGACGACGAGCTTTTTGAGGAAAGCTTCGAGTACTTCGAGGAAGCGGGCTTCAAAATCAAATACAAGACATACGACCTTCATGCCGAAAGTCCCTATGAGAACTTCGTGACGGAGCATGAGAAGATGTTCTCAGACGAGGGCAAGAAGATAAAGTTTCTCATAGCAGAGCCCATAAGGGAGGAAAAGTAATGGATTTCAAAAAAGACTTCCACGGAATACACATTGAGGGCGGCTCCATAAAGACCGCAGGCAAGGGAAATCTTTCGGTCACAGAGGACGTGCCGCAGAATATCCGCACAAAGATCGATCCCAAGACTGTGGCAAAGACCGCCGCAAAGGCAGCAGCCCTCACAGGGCTTGTCCTGCTCAAACACAAAGCAAAGAAGCGTAAATCATAATTTACGTTTGTAGGGGCGGATATTATCCGCCCGAAATGTAGGGGACGGCGTCTCGACGTCCCGTTTGGTAGGGACGTTTTCCGAAAAACATTAAGGGACGCCCTCTCTTGCAGGACCCCCTAATCGGGTCCGTCCCCTCTGTCGCGCTGCGACATCTCCCCACCCCGTGGGGAGTCACCCTCTCCAGAAAACAATTCACTGGATTGTTTTCGGGATTCACCCTTGCGGTGACTCCCTATAGTATAGGGAGATGCCCGAAGGGCAGAGGGTCGTCGCTCCTGTTAGGAGCGCCTTCGTAAAGTTTCGCTGTTCTTTAAAAGCTGGGAACAGCGACCAGAAGCGCTGCCTCTGACCTTACTGGTACGTCCCCTCTGTCGCTACGCGACATCTCCCCATCTTATGGGGAGTCACTCTGCCAAAGGAACACAGTCCCTTTGGAATCCCGTTCATATCCTCAGGAAGTTATTACGTTAAATTATGATTTAAAGCTTTACAACTCTAGAAAAAGGTGATATAATGTTTATAAGCTGCGTTCAATGGCGAGCGCAGTAATCATAAAGGAGGAATTTCCAAATGGGAAAAGTAAGAATAGGTATTTCAGGCTACGGCAACCTCGGAAGAGGCGTTGAGCTGGCTATCCGCCAGAACGACGATATGGAGCTGGCAGGCATCTTCACCCGCCGCGATCCTTCAACAGTTAAGCCCCTTACAGCAGGAGCTAAGGTATACAGCATAGCCGACGCTGAAAAAATGGCAAACGACATAGACGTTATGATAATCTGCGGAGGAAGCGCTACAGACCTTCCCAAGCAGACTCCCGAAATGGCAAAGCTCTTCAACGTTATCGACAGCTTTGACACTCACGCAAGAATCCCCGAGCACTTCGCAAACGTTGACAAGGCAGCCAAGGAGAGCGGTCACCTCGCATTCATCTCACTTGGCTGGGACCCGGGTCTCTTCTCACTGAACAGACTTTACGCCGAGTCAATACTCCCCAACGGCAAGAGCTACACATTCTGGGGCAAGGGCGTAAGCCAGGGTCACTCAGACGCTATCCGCCGCGTTGAGGGCGTTAAGCGCGGTATTCAGTACACTGTTCCTATAGAGTCAGCTATGGAAGCTGTCCGCAGCGGCAGCCAGCCTGAGCTCACAACACGCCAGAAGCACAAGAGAGAGTGCTGGATAGTTGCTGAGGAGGGCGCTGACCTTGCAAAGATCGAGAACGACATCAAGACAATGAAGAACTACTTCGACGAGTACGATACAACCGTAAACTTCATCAGCGAAGAGGAGTTCGACGCTAAGCACAACAAGATGCCTCACGGCGGCTTCGTAATGAGAAGCGGTCTCACAGGCGACGGTGAAAAGACTCATCAGATGATAGAGTACTCACTGAAGCTTGAGTCCAACCCCGAGTTCACAGCAAGCGTGCTCATCTGCTACGCAAGAGCACTTGCAAGACTCAAGGCTGAGGGAGCTACAGGCTGCAGGACTGCATTCGACATCGCACCTGCATATCTTTCAAAGCTCAGCGGCGAAGAGCTGAGAGCTTCAATGCTTTAATAAGACCACAATAACGAAAAAGTACGGAAACCGAATGTTTCCGTACTTTTTTTGTTCTATACCTAATATATCATGACAGATATCATCAGAAAAGGATATCCTTGAAGCAGACCTGAGGCTTGTTATTGTCGAAGTCCCAGCTGTGATATGCGTCGCCGTGGCAGAATTCCTTCTGGTCACACTTTGAACAGACCTCGTTATCATCTGCAAGGTCACGGCGGAATATCTGGAATTTGTTCTTCCATACCTCGCTGAATCTGTCAGTGAGGATATTGCCCTGTATGAACTCGGGACGGCGCTCTATATCGAGACAAGCCATGATATCACCGTTTGCAGCGATACTTGCAGTGTACAGACCTGCTGTGCAGAGGTAGTACCAGTCGCGCACCTCGCGCTCGTACTCCAGACCGAGATAGTGGCTGCAGCCGTAGCATACAGGCTCGCCTGCTATACGCTTGTTTCTGATAAACTCAAAGAGATACTTGTAGTCATCGGGAGTAAGGATAAGCTCGGGGTGCTGTTTTGCACGTCCCATAGGCTCCATATTGACAACTCGCCATGAGTCGATATCCATTTCGTTGAATATCTTGAACATCTCGTCAAGCTCCTTGATACTCTTGTGAGTAACAACAGTAGTTACCTGTATATGCTCAAAGCCGCCCACACGGATAAGGCTCTCGATACCGTTCATAGCTCTCTCATAGCCCTTGGGAGTTCTTCTGAACTCGTCGTGAGTAGCCTCCAGACCGTCGATACTTACAGAGATGGTAGCCATACCTGTTCTTTTAAGGTCACGGGCAACGCTGTCATCGATAAGGGTAGCGTTGCTTGTCATGCCCCACTGGAAGCCAAGCTCGTGGGCAGCTCCCAGAATATCGAAGAAGTCCTTTCTCAGCAGGGGCTCTCCGCCTGTGATATCAAGCATCTTGCCCTTTGTGGTCATATCCTCCTTTACCTGTTCAAGGAAGGTCCTGTACTGCTCAACGGTGAGCTCATCGGAGGCAACATCGCCGCAGCGGCTTCCGCAGTGGAGACATCTCTCGTTGCAGCGGACAGTTAGCTCGAGGAAAAGGTTGCGGATCTGTGGGTCCTTCATAAGCTTCTGTCGGTAGTCCCTCATCTGTCTGAGGTGTTCAAGCTTCATTTTTTCGTCGAGCATATATTACTTCTCCTCGGGTGTTATTTGCTGTGCAGTAGTTTCGGTAGTCTGATTCGGATTTATCATCTGAGCCTTTGCATCTCTTGACGGCATGATGCCATACAGAGTTACTACAGTATCCTTTATAGGCTCATATGTAGTTGTGGTAGTAGTGGAAGTTCCTGTCGTGGTAGTATTCTCGGGAGCTGTTGTGATCTGCTCTATCTCGATATTATGGCTTCCATACCAGTAATTGAACCTTTCCTGAAGCTCCTGCTTTGTCACCTTGCCGAGAACATACTGCTGGAGCAGGATAAGATCGGAGATAGACAGCTTTCCGTCATTGTTCATATCAGCGTAATATGCTTCCATGAACTGGTCGGAATACCTTTCAGTTCCCTTTACCAGCATCTTTCTTACCGCAAGGATATCGAAGCTGTCAACGTAGCCGTCAAAATTTACATCTCCCACAAAATTCTGAAGCGGCGGTCCGTAAACAGGCTGTACTGTTGTAGTGGTAAGGGTAATGACATCATCGGGAATACTTGTAGTTGTTGCAGTAAGGGAGGTAGTCGGCTTGGTTCCGTAAACAGGCTCTACTACTGTTGTAGTGAGCTGATTGATGTCTCTGATAGTAGTTGTTGAAGGACATACACCGTAAAGAGTCACTGTAGTAGTTTTTGTAGCCTCAATGAGCTTTGTGGTAGTTGTTACCTGTGGATCATTTTCCTGCTGTCCGCTGTTCCAGTTGGGATCCTCTAATCTTATTGTCTCAACAGGGTCCACCACAGGACGTCCTGCATTGCCATCCTCTGCCACTGCAGGCATAGCCATAGCGTTTGATACTGCGAACATTGCCGCGGTAAGTAACGTGTGAATTGTTTTTTTCATGTTTGAACACTCCTCTCAATATTTTTCAGTTTTATATTCTCATTCATCTTCAGATGAAAGCTTTATCTCTATATTTTCCTTGGTCTCAAAAACAGCCTCATCTATTATATCCTTTGCAGGCTTTATGCCGTAAAGACTGACAACTATATCCTCTCTCGGATCGTAGGCAGTGGTCTCTGTGGTAACAACAGGCTTTTCCTCATCGGGAGCACCTATGGTCTCAACGGTTTTGCCTGTCATCATCATTTTACTTCTGTCGATCTCAAAGGAATCTATCTTGCCCAGCAGGAAGCGCTTTAAAAGGATAAGGTCTGCCATATTGACCTTGTCGTCTTGATTTATGTCGGCATTGTGTATACTGCGGAAATTGTCGTATGACGAGAACTCCATACCGCTTACAAGCATTCTTCTCAGAGCTATCTCGTCGAATATATCTATCCGCTGATCAAGATTGAGGTCACCGAAATCCCTCATACTCATTACAGGTCCGTAAAGCGGCTGAGGCACGGTAGTTGTTGTAGTAGTCAGGGGCGGAACAGTACCTGTAGTCGTTTTCCAATTAGGACCGGGACCATAAAGCGGATAAACTGTAGTTGTTGTTGTACGTAACAGCGTTGTCATAGGAGCAGTCGTTGTGGTGACAGTCTTCTCCTCATCATCGGGTATCTTCCAGTCGTGGGAATGGTCGTTGAGGTCGTCTATAGGAAAGGAACCGTAAAATAACTGTCCGGCCTGTCCTGTTATACGCTCTAAATCATCCCACCCAGAACTACCAGTGTAATTGCCCCATTCTGACCAGTTGTACTGTTGGGACTCCACGGTCTCGGTATTGAGCTCCTCTGCCGATGTGGGAAGAGCGGACATATTTGCTGCCGCGAACATAGCCGCTGTGAGCACTGTGCGCAAAGTCTTTTTCATAAAAACACATCCTTCAAAAACCCAGTGACATATAATAAATGCACTGAAACATATAAGTTTTTTTCTTTCGCTTCAAACTTTGTAGGCGTGCACAAATAAGCGCCCACTTTATTGTGCATTTCTACTCTGTGAAGCTTTCGGGCGGCCCATAAACCAGCTGTATCCCATCTTTTTCGGGAGAGTACAGCTCGGTTCCCTCTTCTATATCTGTACTTTCTGCGGCAGGCGGTCCGTAGACATCCTGTATCTCGTCCTTTGACGGGTCGTAGGTAGTTGTAACAGCGTCGGTAGTAAAAGTTTCCGTTTCGGGAGGTCCATAAAGCGCAGGAACTGTCACAGGCTTGGTCGTTGTAACAGCTTCCGTAACAGGCAGACCGTATACTGTAGTAAGGTCGTCATGCCCCACATCGCAGCCTGTGAGCATAGCAGCTCCCGTAAGCACCGCAGCCATAAGAGCAGTCTTCTTATTCTTTTTCATGCCCTCGCCTCCGCAAAAAAATCTAATTACTTTTATTGTACTCCAAATATAACATTTTGTCAATGAGGAGCAGCAAATAACTGTGCAATACAGCGTGCTTTGCAGCATTTTTTACAAGCTGGGGCAACAAAACTTGTCGGATATAACGAATATAATTTTTACTTTATTAACACCCGATTCTTATACATAAAAAAGCTCCCGCATTTCTGCGGGAGCGATACTCATTAATCGTCTTCGTCCTCGTCGTAAAAGACGTTGTAATTGACAGCGCGGTGGCTGTAAGTGCTGAGCACAAGTCCGATGATGGCGTACATACTTATCATAGCCGTACCGCCTGCGCTGAGGAATGGCAGCGGTACACCGATAACAGGAGCTACCTTGAGAACCATGCCGATGTTCATGATACAGTGGGTAAGGATAAGTCCGAAAGCGCCCATGCATATGAATTTTCCCAGATGGTCGCGGCACACGCGGCTGTCACCGAATATTTTCAGGCAGATGTAGGCAAGGATAATAACAAGTCCCACAGTGCCGATGAAGCCAAAGACCTGTCCTGCGTAGGTAAAGATAAAGTCGTTGTGTATCTCGGGAACGGTGATGTAATCATCAGGCTTTCCGAAAAGTCCCTTTCCGAAAACGCCCCCCGATTTCAGAGCCGCAAGGCCCAGATCCTGCTGATACTCGATATACTCGGGGTCTGTTCCGGGGTGGAAGAGTATGAGTATACGCTTTTTGTGGAACTCGCTCAGTGCAAAGAACCACATGCCCGCAACTCCCGCCGCAACCACAAAGGGAGCTGCAACAAGGTATTTCCACGATATCTTCGCGGAGCATATCATGAATGCAAATATTCCAGCAAATACGATAGCCGTTCCGTAGTCGCCCTGCAGGCCGACGATACCGATAGGTATCATGCCGTGTATGACTATGAGCAGCATATGCAGGGGCTTGTTCATCTCCTCCTCGTCACGGGAGAGATGATAGCCAAAGGTGAGTATGAACGCCAGCTTCAGCACCTCCGAGGGCTGGAACTGGATAAAGCCAAGATTGAGCCACGCCTGGTCGTCGGCGCCCTCACGCCTGTAGCCCAGGGAGGTAAAGGTCAGGGCTGTAAGTCCGAGAGCCACGGGGACGAATATCACCCACAGCTTTACAAGCTTACGGTAGTCGATGAATGATATAACTACCGCAGCCACAACTCCTGCCACCATAGAAAAAGCCTGTGTTTTCCAGTAGCTTGCCCCCACCTTTTCGAGGACCTTGTTATAGGTTATGGAATAGATCAGCAGCGTACTGAGAGCCGCACAAAGCGTTACCGCAAAAAGCAGACCTCCGTCGATGCTGTGCTTACCCGAGGGTAATTTTTTAAATGCCGATTTCATTGTTTCTCCTTATTTCTTTATATAAAAATTGCAAACGCGCATGAATGGGACTCCAAAGGGTTCACACCCCTTTGGTCAGGTCAAGGGTGACTCCCCACAGGGTGGGGAGATGTCGCAACGCGACAGAGGGGACGGACCCGATTAGGGGGACAGCCCTTGTGGGGTATGGGGCAAAGCCCCATCAAAAACAAAGCGCCTCGCAAAGGGTGAATTCAAAAACAGTCCAGTGGACTGTTTTTGAGAGGGTGACTCCCCACGGTGTGGGGAGATGTCGCGTAGCGACAGAGGGGACGGGCACGATTAGTGCCGCCTTGCAAGAGAAGGCGTTCCCTAAATCGGGACGTCGAGGACGCCGTCCCCTACATTATCAACTGTTATTCATTCCAGTACTTGCGGTCAAGGCTTCTGAACTGGGCAGCCGCCGCAACGTGCTGCTTGCGTATGACCTCAGAGCCGTCAATATCCGCTATGGTACGCGCCACCTTGAGTATCCTGTCGTAGGCTCTCGCGCTGAGTCCAAGTCTGTCGAACACGTTCTTCATCAGTGTTTCCGCAGCCTCGTCCATAGGACAAAATTCCTGTAATTTATCGGGAGTTATCAGGGCGTTGCAGGTTATACCCGTATCTCTGAAGCGCTCCTCCTGTAACTTTCTTGCAGCCACAACGCGCTTTCTGATGTCCGCGGAGCTCTCCTCCTTTACCTTTGAGGAAAGGTCGCCGAACTCCACGGGAGCCACCTCGATATGGAGGTCAAAGCGGTCAAGAAGCGGTCCCGATATCTTTGAAAGATAGCCCGTTACCTTGTTTTTCGGACATATGCATTTGCGCTTGGGGTGTCCGTAATAGCCGCATGGACAGGGATTCATAGCTCCTATGAGCATAATTGTACAGGGATAGGTCACAGTTCCCGATGCACGGGCGATAGTCACCTTTCTGTCCTCCAAGGGCTGGCGGAGTATCTCCAGCGTTTTGCGGTCAAATTCCGCAAGCTCGTCCAGAAAGAGCAGTCCGTTATGAGCAAGGGACACCTCTCCCGGGTGCGGAACAGTTCCGCCGCCTGCAAGACCTGCCGAAGATATGGTATGGTGGGGCGAGCGGAATGGCCTTTTGGTTATTATGGGCATTTCGGGAGTAAGTAATCCCGAAATGGAGTGTATTTTCGTTGTTTCCAGCGCTTCCTCAAAGGTAAGGGGCGGAAGTATGGACGGCATGCGCTTTGCAAGCATGCTCTTTCCGCTTCCGGGTGAGCCTATGAGCAAGGCATTGTGTCCGCCTGCCGCAGCTATTTCCAGAGCCTTTTTCGCAGACTGCTGACCTCTTACGTCGGCAAAGTCCAGCGGATCGTTGTACGCAGCCTCAGGCGGTATATAGTGCTCGCAGGGCGTGAGGAGCTCCTCGTTTCGGAAATGACGGATAAGCTCCTCGGCGTTGCGGACTGCATATATGTCCACACCGTCGATGACAGAGGCTTCCTTGGCGTTGTCGGCAGGCACGAATACGGACTTTATGCCTATCTCACGGGCAAGCATTACCATGGGAAGAGCTCCGTTTATACGGCGGATATCGCCGTTGAGAGATATCTCTCCTATGAACGCGCAGCCGTCAGTCTCCTCGGTTATCATTCTCATACCGCGGAGCAAAGCCATAAATATAGCCATATCGTGAACTGAGCCGCTCTTTTTGGTGTCTGCGGGAGCAAGATTTATCATGACAGAAGCCACAGGAAAGCTGATACTGCATGA
Coding sequences:
- a CDS encoding dihydroorotase — protein: MSSILIKNIRAVDTVTDTTTDVLIKDGVIAELGAGITADAEQVIDGTGLVLMPSIFDMHVHLRDPGFTYKEDVLTGCGAALAGGVTGVLAMPNTKPPCDDPETIRYIIDKAKGTGVDVYPVGCITGGMSGNGLCDYDALKAAGCICISDDGRPVENAENMRKALELSNENGLLVASHCEDLSIINGGIINKGETSEKLGVKGMDRASEDYITAREMILASSVDARIHICHVSTEGSAAMIRFAKSRGVKVTCETAPHYFMLTDKLLEKRDADYRMNPPLRTPEDVKAIIEAVKDGTIDCIITDHAPHAAEEKADFEKAPNGVVGLETSLAATLTALYHTGEIDLHRVVELMCVNPRKILGLDIPSIKVGSTADLLIADINRKWTVEPEKLHSKSHNTVFKGMELTGKPLVTISKGEIRYNEM
- the pyrR gene encoding bifunctional pyr operon transcriptional regulator/uracil phosphoribosyltransferase PyrR, yielding MEQKRIIMDDKAIARAIARISYEIIERNKGTDDLCVVGIFSRGVPLGKRIADKLSELEKNQVPFGALDITPYRDDSKHGDVAEKTDIPFDITDKDVVIVDDVIFTGRSSRAAIDALIKRGRPRSIQLAVLVDRGHRELPIRPDYVGKNLPTSHSEVVKVSAMEIDGSDGVAIY
- a CDS encoding DUF6897 domain-containing protein; translated protein: MQYWWMWFILFLVLFVLPAQRARQLRRIRIAKKNRDKRKKGVFTMNELIKNYIGKEVVIYVSTSGVSGVVTKIEDNWIEVENKNGQKQLLNADYISRIQEYPRNKKGKKKLVAV
- the trmB gene encoding tRNA (guanosine(46)-N7)-methyltransferase TrmB, which produces MRIRHKPWAKPELEACPFYIPEPQKQIGHWRELFSEPQKPLYVELGCGKGGFISQAAPAHPEVNFIAMDIKNEMLVLAKRKLEAAYEAKGASPEDNVRIAIQNIERLELAWDENDSADRIYINFCNPWPKAKHKKRRLTHTRQLVNYKKFLRGELWFKTDDDELFEESFEYFEEAGFKIKYKTYDLHAESPYENFVTEHEKMFSDEGKKIKFLIAEPIREEK
- a CDS encoding diaminopimelate dehydrogenase; amino-acid sequence: MGKVRIGISGYGNLGRGVELAIRQNDDMELAGIFTRRDPSTVKPLTAGAKVYSIADAEKMANDIDVMIICGGSATDLPKQTPEMAKLFNVIDSFDTHARIPEHFANVDKAAKESGHLAFISLGWDPGLFSLNRLYAESILPNGKSYTFWGKGVSQGHSDAIRRVEGVKRGIQYTVPIESAMEAVRSGSQPELTTRQKHKRECWIVAEEGADLAKIENDIKTMKNYFDEYDTTVNFISEEEFDAKHNKMPHGGFVMRSGLTGDGEKTHQMIEYSLKLESNPEFTASVLICYARALARLKAEGATGCRTAFDIAPAYLSKLSGEELRASML
- a CDS encoding radical SAM/SPASM domain-containing protein, producing MLDEKMKLEHLRQMRDYRQKLMKDPQIRNLFLELTVRCNERCLHCGSRCGDVASDELTVEQYRTFLEQVKEDMTTKGKMLDITGGEPLLRKDFFDILGAAHELGFQWGMTSNATLIDDSVARDLKRTGMATISVSIDGLEATHDEFRRTPKGYERAMNGIESLIRVGGFEHIQVTTVVTHKSIKELDEMFKIFNEMDIDSWRVVNMEPMGRAKQHPELILTPDDYKYLFEFIRNKRIAGEPVCYGCSHYLGLEYEREVRDWYYLCTAGLYTASIAANGDIMACLDIERRPEFIQGNILTDRFSEVWKNKFQIFRRDLADDNEVCSKCDQKEFCHGDAYHSWDFDNNKPQVCFKDILF
- a CDS encoding dockerin type I repeat-containing protein, yielding MKKTIHTLLTAAMFAVSNAMAMPAVAEDGNAGRPVVDPVETIRLEDPNWNSGQQENDPQVTTTTKLIEATKTTTVTLYGVCPSTTTIRDINQLTTTVVEPVYGTKPTTSLTATTTSIPDDVITLTTTTVQPVYGPPLQNFVGDVNFDGYVDSFDILAVRKMLVKGTERYSDQFMEAYYADMNNDGKLSISDLILLQQYVLGKVTKQELQERFNYWYGSHNIEIEQITTAPENTTTTGTSTTTTTTYEPIKDTVVTLYGIMPSRDAKAQMINPNQTTETTAQQITPEEK
- a CDS encoding dockerin type I repeat-containing protein, which encodes MKKTLRTVLTAAMFAAANMSALPTSAEELNTETVESQQYNWSEWGNYTGSSGWDDLERITGQAGQLFYGSFPIDDLNDHSHDWKIPDDEEKTVTTTTAPMTTLLRTTTTTVYPLYGPGPNWKTTTGTVPPLTTTTTTVPQPLYGPVMSMRDFGDLNLDQRIDIFDEIALRRMLVSGMEFSSYDNFRSIHNADINQDDKVNMADLILLKRFLLGKIDSFEIDRSKMMMTGKTVETIGAPDEEKPVVTTETTAYDPREDIVVSLYGIKPAKDIIDEAVFETKENIEIKLSSEDE
- a CDS encoding FtsW/RodA/SpoVE family cell cycle protein; protein product: MKSAFKKLPSGKHSIDGGLLFAVTLCAALSTLLIYSITYNKVLEKVGASYWKTQAFSMVAGVVAAVVISFIDYRKLVKLWVIFVPVALGLTALTFTSLGYRREGADDQAWLNLGFIQFQPSEVLKLAFILTFGYHLSRDEEEMNKPLHMLLIVIHGMIPIGIVGLQGDYGTAIVFAGIFAFMICSAKISWKYLVAAPFVVAAGVAGMWFFALSEFHKKRILILFHPGTDPEYIEYQQDLGLAALKSGGVFGKGLFGKPDDYITVPEIHNDFIFTYAGQVFGFIGTVGLVIILAYICLKIFGDSRVCRDHLGKFICMGAFGLILTHCIMNIGMVLKVAPVIGVPLPFLSAGGTAMISMYAIIGLVLSTYSHRAVNYNVFYDEDEDD
- a CDS encoding YifB family Mg chelatase-like AAA ATPase; its protein translation is MFAKVSSLGLFGLNAFPVDVEIDISRGNPMFEIVGLPDTVVKESRERIRAALRSCSISFPVASVMINLAPADTKKSGSVHDMAIFMALLRGMRMITEETDGCAFIGEISLNGDIRRINGALPMVMLAREIGIKSVFVPADNAKEASVIDGVDIYAVRNAEELIRHFRNEELLTPCEHYIPPEAAYNDPLDFADVRGQQSAKKALEIAAAGGHNALLIGSPGSGKSMLAKRMPSILPPLTFEEALETTKIHSISGLLTPEMPIITKRPFRSPHHTISSAGLAGGGTVPHPGEVSLAHNGLLFLDELAEFDRKTLEILRQPLEDRKVTIARASGTVTYPCTIMLIGAMNPCPCGYYGHPKRKCICPKNKVTGYLSKISGPLLDRFDLHIEVAPVEFGDLSSKVKEESSADIRKRVVAARKLQEERFRDTGITCNALITPDKLQEFCPMDEAAETLMKNVFDRLGLSARAYDRILKVARTIADIDGSEVIRKQHVAAAAQFRSLDRKYWNE